The following are encoded together in the Kwoniella europaea PYCC6329 chromosome 1, complete sequence genome:
- a CDS encoding cofilin — translation MSSGVQPTQECLEKFQELKTGKKLSYVVYGLSEDKKSIVVLKTSEDKEFDTFVGELPEKECRWAVYDFEFTLPGGEGVRNKLVFVVWSPDDANVKNKMMFASSKDALRRRLEGIHIEIQATDFSEITKDAILEKALRR, via the exons ATG TCGTCCGGTGTTCAACCT ACCCAAGAGTGTCTCGAGAAATTCCAAGAACTCAAAACAGGCAAGAAGCTCTCCTACGTCGTATACGGTCTCTCGGAAGATAAGAAGTCCATCGTCGTTTTGAAAACTTCGGAAGATAAGGAATTCGATACGTTTGTAGGTGAATTACCGGAGAAGGAATGTAGATGGGCGGTATACGATTTCGAATTTACTCTTCCTGGAGGGGAAGGTGTGAGAAATAAGTTGGTATTTGTTGTTTG GTCCCCAGACGATGCCAACGTCAAGAACAAAATGATGTTTGCTTCTTCCAAAGACGCTCTCAGACGACGActtgagg GTATCCACATCGAAATCCAAGCTACCGACTTCTCAGAAATCACCAAAGATGCTA TCTTAGAAAAGGCTCTCCGAAGATAA